The genomic window GTCGTCGCACCGATCCGCCTCGAGAGCGCTCGGAGCCGAGCCAGGAGCTCATCGATCTGGAAAGGCTTGGTGACGTAGTCGTCCGCCCCGGCATCCAGCGCCTCCACCTTGTCGGCGGAGCCGGTGCGGCCCGACACCACGATGATGGGGGCCGTGGTCCAGCCGCGCAGCGCCTCGATCACCTGAACTCCGTCGAGCCGCGGCATCCCGAGGTCCACCATGACGATCTCGGGGTGCTCCTTCGCCGCGAGGGCGATCGCCGCGGCGCCGTCGGGCGCTGCGACGACCTCGTACCCGTGCGCGGCGAGGGTGATGCGGAGGGCACGCACCAACTGCGGGTCGTCGTCGGCGATGAGGATCTTCATCGCTGCATCCTCCCGTCGGGCATGGTCGCGTCGGCGACCGGCAGCGCGATCACCATCGTCAGCCCTCCTCCTGGGGTGTCCTCGGGGGCGAGCGTACCGCCCATCCCTTCGGTGAAGCCCTTCGACAACGCGAGTCCGAGACCCAGTCCCGTCGTGTTGTCGGTGTCGCCGAGCCGCTGGAACGGCGTGAACATGTCGTCACGGCGCTCGGGCGAGACCCCGGTGCCGTGGTCGGCGACACGGATCTCGGCGATGGCGCCCAGCCGACTCGTCGACACCCGCACGCGCAGGCCGGGCGGAGAGTGCCGGGATGCGTTGGCGAGCACGTTGACCAGTACCCGCTGCAGCAGCACCGGGTCGGCTTGCACCAAGGGGAGATCCGGATCCAGTGCCACCTCGAACCGATCCGGACCTGCTCCCAGTTCGTCGAGCGCTGCGAGCACGCTTCCGGCACTGTCGACGGGCTGCAGCGAGACGGCGAGCACACCGGCCTGCACGCGGCTGACGTCGAGCAGATCGGTGACCAGCGCCGACAGCGTCGAGAGAGACTCGTCGGCCGTCGCGAGGAGCTCGCGGCGGTCTTCGGGAGAGAGGTTCGGGTTGGCCGCACGGAGTCCGCCGACGGCGGCGACGGCGGCCGCGAGCGGGCGGCGCAGGTCGTGGCTGACGGCCGAAAGCAGAGCACTGCGCACCTGGTCGGTCTCGGCCAGCACCCCCGCCTCCCGAGCGGTCGCGGTGAGATCGGTGTGCTCGAGCGCGGCGGAGAGCTGCGCGGTCACCGCATCGACGAGGCGTCTCTCCGACGCGTCGAGCACATGTCCGTGCAGCTCGAGCATCGCCGGCGGGCCGCCGTTGCGGCGGCCGACCGTCACGGCGTCGAACCGTCCATCGCGGACGGGTTCGCCGTCGGTGGCCAGGATCGACCCGTCGGCGTCGACCAGCCGTACACCCGCCAGGCCCAGAGACTCGCGGGTGCGGCTGATGAGCGCCGGAACCGCTGAATCGCCGCGCAGCACGCTGCCCGCGACGTTGGCGAGCAGCTCCGCCTCCGCCTCGGCGCGCCGTGCCGCCCGCGCCGCCCGCGCCGCCCGGTCGACGATGAAGCTCACCAGCATCGCGATGACGACGTACAGCACGAGCGCCCACACGTTCCGCGGATCAGCGACGGTCACCGTGTAGAACGGCGGCACGAAGAAGTAGTTCAGGGTGAGTCCCGACATCACCGCTGCGAAGACCGCCGGCCAGATCCCGCCGACGAGGGCGACGAGCACGACGAGCAGCTGATACGCCAGCACGTCGCTGGTGATGGTCTCCTCGCTGCGGATCGAGACCAGGAGCCACGTCAGCAGCGGCCCGCCGACCAGTGCCAGTGCGAAGCCGAGCACCCGGCGCTTGACGCTCAGCGCCCCGCCGCTGATGCGAGGCAGCGAGAACCGGCCGCCCGCCGCGGCGTGGGTCACGATGTGAACGTCGATCTCGCCCGACTCCCGGATCACCGTCGCGCCGATGCCGGGCCCGGTCAATGCGGCGGCGAGCCGCCCTCTCCGGCTCACGCCGATCACGAGCTGTGTCGCGTTCACCGAGCGCGCGAAGTCCACCAGCGCGTGGGGGATGTCGTCGCCGACGACCTGGCGGTACGTCCCCCCGAGCGATACCACCAGTGCTCGCTGCGCGGCGAGCAATCCTGGGTCGCCCGCGCGCAGGCCGTCCTGGCCCGACACGTGTACGGCGAACAGCTCGCCGCCCGCGGAGCGGGCGGCGATGCGCGCCGCCCGGCGGATCAGCGTCTCCCCCTCGGGCCCGCCGGTGAGAGCGACGACGACGCGCTCGCGCGCCTGCCAGACACCCTCGATGCCGTGCTCGGCCCGATACGACTTCAGCGCGCTGTCGACCTCGTCGGCCAGCCACAGCAGCGCCAGCTCGCGCAGCGCCGTCAGGTTGCCGAGCCGGAAGTAGTTCGACAGGGCCGCGTCGATCCGCTCCGCCGGGTACACGAGCCCGGCCGAGAGACGGTCTCGCAGCGACTGCGGCGACAGATCGACGACCTCGACCTGGTCGGCGCTGCGGACGACGGCATCCGGAACCGTCTCGCGCTGGGCCACCCCGGTGATCTGTTCCACGACGTCGTTGAGGGACTCGATGTGCTGGACGTTGACGGTCGTGATCACGTCGATCCCGGCGTCCAGCAGCACGTCGACGTCCTGCCAGCGTTTCGCGTGGAGCGAGCCCGGGGCGTTGGTGTGGGCGAGCTCGTCGACGAGAGCGATCTGCGGGGAACGCTCGAGCACGCCGTCGAGGTCCATCTCGGTGAGTTCGACACCGCGGTGCGACACCGTGCGGCGGGGGACCGCGGGAAGGCCCTCGAGCAGTGCTGCGGTCGCTGCGCGCCCGTGGGTCTCGATGACGGCGACGACGACATCCTTGCCGTCGCCGAGCAGACGCCTGCCCTCTTCGAGCATCTCGTAGGTCTTGCCCACTCCCGGCGCTGCGCCGAGGAGGACCCGCAGCTTGCCGCGCTTCATGTCGTCACCTTATGTCTTCCGTGGAAACGGGCACGCGCCGGTCACGACCGGAGTCGTGACCGGCGCGTGTTCAGCGGTCGATCGCGTCGAGCGCGAGGTTGAGCGCCAGCACGTTCACGCGGGGCTCGCCGAGGTAGCCGAGGTCGCGCTGCTGGATGTGGTCCTCGACCACGGCGCGCACCTCGGACTCGTCCAGTCCCCGTGCGGCCGCGACTCGCGGAACCTGCAGCAGCGCGTACGCCGGGCTGATGTGCGGGTCCAGGCCCGAGCCCGACGCGGTGACGGCGTCCGCCGGGACCTCGGACACGTCGACTCCCTCGAGCTCCGCGACCGCGAGCTGGCGCTCCTCGATCGCCGAGATCAGGTCGGTGTTCTCGGGACCCCAGTTGGAGCCGCTGGATGCGCCGCCGTCGTACCCGGCGCCGGCAGCCGAGGGGCGGGACTGGAAGTACTCGGGAACGGCGTTCCCGTCGGCATCCGTGAACGACTGCCCGATGAGTGCGGAACCGACGGACTCGTCGCCGGCGGTCACGACCGAGCCGTTGGCCTGCCAGGGCAGGGCGAGCTGACCGATGCCGGTGACCAGCAGTGTGTAGCCGACGCCCAGCACGAGGGTGAACACGAGCATGGCGCGCAGCGCCACACCTGTCGTGCGAAGAGTGGTGCGGGTGGTGGTGGACATGTGCGTCTCCTGTCGGGCTCAGAAGCCCGGGATGAGGCTCACGACGATGTCGATGAGCTTGATGCCGATGAAGGGTGCGATCACGCCGCCCAGCCCGTAGACGAGCAGGTTGCGGCTGAGGATCTGCGAGGCGCTCGCCGGGCGGTACTTCACGCCCCGCAGCGCCAGCGGGATGAGGATCACGATGATGATCGCGTTGAAGATGATGGCGCTCGTGACGGCGGATGCCGGGGAGCTGAGCTGCATGACGTTCAGCGCCGCGAGCCCCGGGAAGATCCCCATGAACATCGCGGGGATGATCGCGAAGTACTTGGCGATGTCGTTGGCGAGCGAGAACGTCGTCAGCGCGCCGCGCGTGATGAGCAGCTGCTTGCCGATGCGCACGATGTCGATGAGCTTCGTCGGGTCGGAGTCGAGGTCGACCATGTTGCCGGCCTCCTTTGCGGCCGACGTGCCCGTGTTCATCGCCACTCCGACGTCCGCCTGCGCGAGCGCTGGTGCGTCGTTGGTGCCGTCGCCGGTCATCGCGACAAGGTTGCCGCCCGCCTGCTCGCGCCTGATGAGCGCGAGCTTGTCTTCGGGGGTGGCCTCGGCGAGATAGTCGTCGACGCCCGCCTCCTTTGCGATCGCCCGTGCCGTCAGCGGGTTGTCACCCGTGATCATGACGGTGCGGATGCCCATCGAGCGCAGTTCGGCGAATCGGGCGCGCAGGCCGTCCTTGACGATGTCCTTCAGGTGCACGACGCCGAGCACTCGCCCGGCGCCGTCCGCCCCGAGGGTCGCCACCACCAGTGGGGTGCCGCCCGACTCGGCGATGGCGTCGGTCTCACTGATCAGGTGCGCGCGGGTCGCGGGCACCACGGACGATCCCGATGCCTCCAGCCACGCGAGCACCGCGGAGCCGGCGCCCTTGCGCACCTGCGTGCCGTCGGCCAGATCGACGCCGCTCATGCGGGTCTGCGCCGTGAACGGCACGCTGACAGCGCCGTCCGGCGCCGCGACATGGATGCCCCGGACCGCAGCCAGCTCCACCACCGAGACACCCTCGGGGGTGGGGTCGGCCAGTGACGACAGCGCAGCGGCGCGGGCGAGCTCATCGCCTGATGCGCCCGGCATCGTGACGAAGTCCGACGCGCGGCGGTTGCCGTAGGTGATCGTCCCCGTCTTGTCGAGCAGGAGTGTCGTGACGTCTCCGGCGGCCTCCACAGCGCGTCCCGACATCGCCAGCACGTTGCGCTGAACGAGCCGGTCCATGCCGGCGATGCCGATCGCCGACAGCAGCGCGCCGATCGTCGTGGGGATGAGGCACACGAGCAGTGCCACGAGCACCGGGATGCTGACCGGCGACGCCGCGTACGACGCGATGGGGTTGAGCGTGAGCACCACGATCACGAACACGATCGACAGACTCGCGAGCAGGATGTTCAGCGCGATCTCGTTCGGCGTCTTCTGGCGGCTTGCGCCTTCGACGAGCGAGATCATGCGGTCGACGAACGTCTCCCCTGGCTTCGAGGTGATGCGCACGACGATGCGGTCCGACAGGACGCGGGTGCCGCCGGTGACCGCGCTGCGGTCGCCGCCGGACTCACGCACGACCGGTGCGGACTCGCCGGTGATGGCCGACTCGTCGACCGTGGCGATGCCGTACACGATGTCGCCGTCACCGGGGATCAGCTCTCCGGCCGCCACGATGACGACGTCGCCCAGGCGCAGGTCGGCCGAGGAGACCTCGACCGTCTCTCCGCGCTCGGCCGCTGCATCCGACGGGTCGTACGCCGTCACTCGGCGCGCCATCGTGGACGTCCGCGTCTTGCGCAGCGATGCGGCCTGCGCCTTGCCGCGGCCCTCGGCCACTGCCTCGGCGAGGTTCGCGAACAGCACGGTCAGCCACAGCCAGAACGCGATGCTCCACGTGAACCCGAAGGGCACGGTGCTGCCGCCCGAGGACTCCGGGCCGCCGAGGAACGGCTCGGCGATCGCGATCACCGTGGTGAGGGCAGCACCGACCCACACCAGGAACATGACGGGGTTGTGCCAGAGCGCGATCGGGTTCAGTTTGCGCAGCGCACCCGGAAGGGCGGCCCACAGCTGGGCCCAGCTGAACGCGCGAGTGCGGGAGGGCTTGGGAGGGATGGTGCCCGGGATCGGGCCTGTGCCGGAGGACGTTCCGGGGGTGAGTGTGGTGGACATGAGTCAGACGAGCCCTTCCGCCAGGGGGCCCAGCGTGAGAACGGGGAAATAGGTGAGTGCGGTGATGACGACCGCGACGACGGCGAGCAGGCCGACGAACTGCGGGCGGTATGTGGGGAGGGTGCCCACGGTGGAGGGCACCGTCTCCTGCCTGGCGAGAGATCCCGCCAGTGCGAGCACGAGGACGATCGGGATGAACCGGCCGAGCAGCATCGCGACGCCGAGCGCGGTGTTCAGCCACGGCGTGTTCGCCGTGAGCCCGGCGAAGGCCGATCCGTTGTTGTTCGAAGCCGAGGTGAACGCATAGAGCACCTCGCTGAGGCCGTGCACGCCTGGGTTCCAGATCGACGTCGACTCGACGTCTTCGCGGATCCCGGGGATCGCGAAGCTCAGCGCGGTGCCGGCGAGCACCAGAGTCGGGGTGACCAGGATGTACAGGCTCGCGAGCTTGATCTGGGTCGGGCCGATCTTCTTGCCCAGATACTCGGGCGTGCGGCCGACCAGGAGTCCGCCGACGAAGACCGCGATCACGGCGAGCACGAGCATGCCGTACAGGCCCGAGCCGACGCCGCCGGGGGCGATCTCGCCGAGCATCATGTTGATCATCGGGATCATGCCGCCCAGGGCGGTGTACGAGTCGTGCATCGAGTTGACCGCGCCGGTGCTGGTGAGCGTCGTCGCGCCGGCGAACAGCGTCGAGCCGAAGATGCCGTAGCGCACCTCCTTGCCCTCCATCGCCGAGCCGGCCAGCTGCGGGGCTGTGCCCAGTCCGAGCGATTCGAGCCAGGTCACCGCCGCGATCGACACGACCGCGATCGAAGCCATCACGGCGAGGATCGCGTAGCCCTGGCGGTTGTCGCCGACCATCTTGCCGAAGGCGCGCGGCATGGCCGTCGGGATCGCGAGGAGCAGCAGGATCTCGAGCACGCTCGTCCACGCGGTGGGGTTCTCGAACGGGTGCGCCGAGTTCGCGTTGAAGAAGCCGCCGCCGTTGGTGCCGAGCTCCTTGATGGCCTCCTGGGAAGCGACAGGTCCGCCCGGGATCAGCTGCGTTCCGCCGGTGATCGTCCCCACCTCGGTGAAGCCGTTGAAGTTCTGGACCACTCCCGCGATCATCAGCGCGACGGCCGAGAGCAGGGCCAGCGGCAGCAGCAGCCGGGTGACGCCGCGGGTGAGGTCGACCCAGAAGTTTCCGATGGTCGCCGACCCACGGCGCGAGAGCCCGCGCACCAGCGCGACCGCGACTGCGATGCCCACTGCCGCCGAGACGAAGTTCTGCACCGCCAGGCCTGCGAGCTGCACGGTGTATCCCAACGTCAGCTCGGGTGAGTACGACTGCCAGTTCGTGTTGGTCACGAACGACACCGCGGTGTTGAACGCCAGGCCTTCAGGAACGGCGGGCAGCCCCAGCGAGTACGGCAGCACGGCTTGGAAGCGCTGGAGAGCGTAGACGAAGAGCACTCCGATGAGAGAGAACGCGAGCACCCCACGGGTGTAGGCCTGCCACGTCTGCTCGGAGCCCGGGTCGACGCCCATCAGTCGATACGCGCCGCGCTCGACGCGCCAGTTCTTGGGGGTGGTGTAGATGTGGGCTATCCAGTCGCCGAGGGGACGATAGATGAGCGCGAGGATGAGGAGGACCGTGGCGATCTGGAGGATGCCGGTCCACGTGGTGGCGGCGTCCATCAGAACTTCTCCGGCTTCACGAGGGCGATGACGAGATAGACGACGGCGGCGAGCCCGAGGGCCGCCGCGATGAGGGAGAACACGATCACAGCTTCTCCGCCCCCTTCGCGATCAGGCCGACGAGCGCGAACAGCGCGAGCGTGGCGACGAGGTAGATGACATCGAGCACGAGGACTCCTGGTGGGTGCGTTCCGGCGGCGACGGCCGCGCGGCGAGTCCGCGGTGCGGCGGACTCGGATTCGATGCAACTCCGCCACGCGCGGAACTCACGCCGTCCTCACGGAATCCGAACGTCCCGCATGCGGACCCTCACGATCCCCTGACGCGTGAAGCGAGGATCAGGCGCGGGCGACGGCGTCCTCGAACGCGACCCACGCGAGCATGGCGCACTTCACGCGGGCGGTGAACTTCGAGACGCCTGAGAGGGCGGCCGCGTCGCCGAACACCTCTTCGTCGAGCGCGATCTCACCGCGCGATCGCAGCGCCTCGCGGAACCCTCCGACCAGGGTGGATGCCTCGCCCACAGGCATCCCCTCCTCCTCCTCGATGAGCGCGACGAGCATCGAGGCTGACGCCTGCGAGATGGAGCAGCCGGCGCCGTCCCACGAGACCTCTTCCACGGTCGCTCCGTCGTCGGAGAGACGGACGCGCAGGGTGATCTCGTCGCCGCATATCGGGTTGCGCTGGTAGGACGTCGCGACCCGGGCGCCTTCGGCCGCGCCGGACTCCGCGACCGGGCTCTTTCCGTGCGGCCGCTTGGAGTGGTCGAGGATGAGCTCCTGGTACAGCGACTCGAGACCGCTCACGAGCCGGCTCCGAAGAACGACCGCACGCCGGCGACGGCGTCGAGGAACACGTCGACCTCGTCGGCGGTGTTGTACAGCGCAGCCGAGGCCCGCACCGACGCGGTGAGGCCGAGGCGGCGGTGGAGGGGCTGGGCGCAGTGGTGTCCGACGCGCACCGCGATGCCGCGCGCGTCGAGGAACTGGCCCACGTCGTGCGCGTGCACGCCGTCGACGTCGAACGCCCACAGTCCGACGCGTTCCACGCCGGCGGCATCACCGAGGAGGCGGATGCCGGGGATGCCGCGCAGCCCTTCGCCCATGCGGGCCTCGAGCGCGCGTTCGTGGGCGTGGACGGCGTCCATCCCGACGCCGTCGAGATAGCGGACGGCCGCGGCGAGGCCGATGGCCTGCGAGACGGGCTGGGTGCCGGCCTCGAACCGCTGCGGCGGCGGGAGGTAGTTCGCCTCGTCGAGCGTCACGGTGGTGATCATCGAGCCGCCGGTGAGGAAAGGCGGCAGGGCGGTCAGAACGTCGGACCGGCCGTAGAGCCCGCCGATCGCGTACGGTCCGAGCATCTTGTGGCCCGAGAACACGGCCAGGTCGACGCCGAGGGCGGGAAGGTCGAGCGGCAGGTGCGGTGCCGACTGGCACGCGTCGAGCACGGTGATCGCGCCCACTCCCTGCGCGAGGGCGACGAGCTCGGCGACCGGGTTGACGATACCCAGCACGTTGGACACGTGCGGGAAGGCGACGAGACGCGTGCGGTCCGAGATGACGGATGCCGCGGCATCCAGGTCGATCGTGCCGTCGTCCCGTACGGGGATGTGGCGCAGCACGGCGCCGGTGCGGGCGGCGAGCTCCTGCCACGGGATGAGGTTCGCGTGGTGCTCGCTCTCGGTGACGACGAGCTCGTCTCCCGGCCGCAGGGCGAAGCGTGCGCTCTCGGGGGCGCCGCGGCCGGCCGTGGCGTTGCCGATGGCGTAGGCGACGAGGTTGAGCCCCGCGGTGGCGCCGCTCGTCCACACGAGCTGCTCGGGCTCCGCGCCGACGAAGCCGGCGACCGCCGCCCGGGCGTCCTCGAAGAGCTCGGTCGCCTCGGCCGCGAGGGTGTGGGCGCCGCGGTGCACGGCGGCGTTGGAGCGCGTGAGGAACGAGACCTCGGCGTCGATCACGGCCTGCGGCTTCTGGCTGGTGGCGGCGGAGTCGAGATAGACGAGGGGCGCGTCGCCGATGCGCTCGCCGAGGAGCGGGAAGTCGGCGCGGATGGCCGCGAGGTCGAGCACGGGCGCGGGGGAAGTCACCCTTCCAGGCTACGCGGGTTGGCCGGGTACGGCTCGGGGTTCCGCGGTGCGCTGACGCGCCGGTCCGGGTGCACGTGGACGCTGTCCCCCGAACGGCGGGTTGAGGCCGGCGATGCTTCACCCTACGATGAGCGAGAAAACGCTTTCTCGGAGCGGACGCCGAGCAGGCCCGGGTCGATCACGGCCCACGGGCGTGCGCGCGCGCTCGCCCGGACTCGATGACGAGTGTCCCCACTCAACGATGAGAAGGATCGAAAGCACATGAGACGAAACCACGTTCGCCGAGCCGTCGCGACGACGGCCGCAGGAGCCCTGGTCGCCGCCCTCGGAGTGATGGGCCTCGCCCTTCCCGGAGCACAGGCCGCCACCGGCAGCGCCACCGGATTCGCGACCCAGAACGGAGGCACGACCGGCGGCGCCGGCGGTCAGACGGTCCGTGCGACCACCGGCACCGAGCTCCACGCGGCCCTGTGCGCACGCGCCGCGGTCGACACGCCGCTCACGATCGAGGTGGAGGGCACGATCACCCACGCCAACACCGCGAAGGTGTCGGGCGAGAGCTGCAACACCGCCGACGGCGTCATCGAGCTCAAGGACATCGGCAACGTGTCGATCGTCGGCGTCGGAGCGGGTGCCGTCTTCGACCAGGTCGGCATCCACATCCGCGGATCGCACAACATCGTGATCCAGAACGTCACCGTGCGCAACGTCAAGAAGTCCGGCTCGCCGACATCCAACGGCGGCGATGCGATCGGCATGGAGAGCGACGTGCGGAACGTCTGGGTCGACCACGTCACCCTCGAGGCGTCCGGCGGCGAGTCCGAGGGATTCGACGGGCTGTTCGACATGAAGAGCGGCACGCAGTACGTCACCCTGTCGTACAGCGTCCTGCGCAACTCGGGCCGCGGCGGGCTGATCGGATCGAGCGAGAGCGACCTCGACAACGGGTTCGTCACCTTCCACCACAACTACTACGAGAACATCGACTCGCGGGCCCCGCTGCTGCGCGGGGGGATCGCCCACGTCTACAACAACCACTACGTGAGCCTCAACGAGTCGGGCATCAACTCCCGCGCCGGGGCCAAGGCCAAGGTGGACAACAACTACTTCGAGGACTCGAAGGACGTGCTGGGCACGTTCTACACGGACGCCGCGGGGACGTGGCAGACCAGCGGCAACATCCTCGACAACGTGACCTGGTCGGCCGCCGGGACGGACTACAACCCCGCCGGACCGGGCATGGCGTCCACCACGACGGTCTCGATCCCCTACGCGTACAGCCTCGACGCGGCATCCTGCGTTCCCAGCGTCGTCGCGGCCACCGCGGGAGCGAACCGGGGCCTGAAGGTGTCGGACGGATCCTGCACGCCGCAGAACCCCGACCCGGCGCCGACCACGCCGGCGCCCAGCCCGACTCCGACCACCCCGGCGCCGACACCCACGCCGACGCCGACGACTCCGGCGCCCGGTGGTGCCAACCTCAGCCTCGGAGCAGCTGCCGACGGCTCGAGCAAGGCCGGCGGCACGAGCTACGGCAACGTCATCGACGGCTCGACGGGCACGTACTGGTCGCCGATCGGCTCGACGGGCCGCATCTCGGTCAAGTGGAGCTCGGCCAAGACCGTGTCGTCGGTCGTCATCCGCGAGGACACCAGCGGCGGCGGAGTCATCGGCGCATGGCGCGTCGTGGACAACGACACCGGCGCCGTCCTGGCCTCGGGCAGCGGGGCGGGCACGATCGCCTTCGCCCCGACCTCTCTCACGAAGATCAACTTCGAGATCACCGGCGCGACGGGCACTCCGCGCGTGGCCGAGTTCGAGACCTACGGCGGCTGAGCCGCGCGTTCCCCGACCCGCACCCCTCCGCCCCGTCACGTCCGCCGGGTCGGAGGGGTGCGACCACGTCACGCGCGCGAACCCGCGTCGCTCCGATCGCGGGCGAGCCTCAGGGTGCCGGCTGGCCGACCTTCGACGCAGCCTCCGCCGCGTGCGACTCGTCGGCCACGGGCGGGCCCGCCGGGCGGGTCGCGCGGCGCCCGTTCGTCTGGATCTCGGGCCCCGGCCGCCCGGCGCGCTCGTCGCCGGGAAGGGGACGCGACCGGCGTCCGTAGATGAGCTCCGAAGAGTCGAGCAGCCACGGCACGAGGGTGATGGACACCCCGTGGACGAGCATGAGCTGCTGGGCGATGCGGCGCGACCGGCGGTTGTGCAGAAGCGACTCCCACCAGTGGCCGACGATGTACTGCGGCAGGTACACGGTCACCACGGACGACCCGAACTTCTCGCGGTACTGCTTGATGAACCGCGCGATCGGCGACGCATACGAGCGGTACGGCGACTCGATGATCACGAGCTTCGCGGGAACCCGGTGCTCCTCCCACTGCTTCTGCAGCGCGGTCGACTCCTCGTCGCTCACCGCGACGTGCACCGCGATCGTCTTGTCGTGCTTCGCCGCCAGCGCGTAGTCGATCGCCTTGAGGACCGGCTTCTGAAGACGGTTGACGAGGACGATGGCGAGGTCGCCCTCGGCGCCGAAATGAGTGGTGTCGTCGACGGCGATCTCGTGCTCGACATCGCGGTAGTAGCGGTTCACACCCACCATGAGGACGGCGAGGATGGGGATCGCGATGAAGACGAGCCAGGCGCCGTGCGTGAACTTGGTGATCGTCACGATGAGCAGCACCGAGATCGTCATCGCGGCGCCGAGCGCG from Microbacterium sulfonylureivorans includes these protein-coding regions:
- a CDS encoding response regulator, which translates into the protein MKILIADDDPQLVRALRITLAAHGYEVVAAPDGAAAIALAAKEHPEIVMVDLGMPRLDGVQVIEALRGWTTAPIIVVSGRTGSADKVEALDAGADDYVTKPFQIDELLARLRALSRRIGATTGAPVVRFADVSIDLSTKSVMRAGERVHLTPTEWRILEFLARNPGSLVTRQALLKDIWGSDQVTDTGYLRLYVSQLRKKLEADPSHPQALLTESGMGYRLIADAEA
- a CDS encoding sensor histidine kinase — its product is MKRGKLRVLLGAAPGVGKTYEMLEEGRRLLGDGKDVVVAVIETHGRAATAALLEGLPAVPRRTVSHRGVELTEMDLDGVLERSPQIALVDELAHTNAPGSLHAKRWQDVDVLLDAGIDVITTVNVQHIESLNDVVEQITGVAQRETVPDAVVRSADQVEVVDLSPQSLRDRLSAGLVYPAERIDAALSNYFRLGNLTALRELALLWLADEVDSALKSYRAEHGIEGVWQARERVVVALTGGPEGETLIRRAARIAARSAGGELFAVHVSGQDGLRAGDPGLLAAQRALVVSLGGTYRQVVGDDIPHALVDFARSVNATQLVIGVSRRGRLAAALTGPGIGATVIRESGEIDVHIVTHAAAGGRFSLPRISGGALSVKRRVLGFALALVGGPLLTWLLVSIRSEETITSDVLAYQLLVVLVALVGGIWPAVFAAVMSGLTLNYFFVPPFYTVTVADPRNVWALVLYVVIAMLVSFIVDRAARAARAARRAEAEAELLANVAGSVLRGDSAVPALISRTRESLGLAGVRLVDADGSILATDGEPVRDGRFDAVTVGRRNGGPPAMLELHGHVLDASERRLVDAVTAQLSAALEHTDLTATAREAGVLAETDQVRSALLSAVSHDLRRPLAAAVAAVGGLRAANPNLSPEDRRELLATADESLSTLSALVTDLLDVSRVQAGVLAVSLQPVDSAGSVLAALDELGAGPDRFEVALDPDLPLVQADPVLLQRVLVNVLANASRHSPPGLRVRVSTSRLGAIAEIRVADHGTGVSPERRDDMFTPFQRLGDTDNTTGLGLGLALSKGFTEGMGGTLAPEDTPGGGLTMVIALPVADATMPDGRMQR
- the kdpC gene encoding potassium-transporting ATPase subunit KdpC, which encodes MSTTTRTTLRTTGVALRAMLVFTLVLGVGYTLLVTGIGQLALPWQANGSVVTAGDESVGSALIGQSFTDADGNAVPEYFQSRPSAAGAGYDGGASSGSNWGPENTDLISAIEERQLAVAELEGVDVSEVPADAVTASGSGLDPHISPAYALLQVPRVAAARGLDESEVRAVVEDHIQQRDLGYLGEPRVNVLALNLALDAIDR
- the kdpB gene encoding potassium-transporting ATPase subunit KdpB, giving the protein MSTTLTPGTSSGTGPIPGTIPPKPSRTRAFSWAQLWAALPGALRKLNPIALWHNPVMFLVWVGAALTTVIAIAEPFLGGPESSGGSTVPFGFTWSIAFWLWLTVLFANLAEAVAEGRGKAQAASLRKTRTSTMARRVTAYDPSDAAAERGETVEVSSADLRLGDVVIVAAGELIPGDGDIVYGIATVDESAITGESAPVVRESGGDRSAVTGGTRVLSDRIVVRITSKPGETFVDRMISLVEGASRQKTPNEIALNILLASLSIVFVIVVLTLNPIASYAASPVSIPVLVALLVCLIPTTIGALLSAIGIAGMDRLVQRNVLAMSGRAVEAAGDVTTLLLDKTGTITYGNRRASDFVTMPGASGDELARAAALSSLADPTPEGVSVVELAAVRGIHVAAPDGAVSVPFTAQTRMSGVDLADGTQVRKGAGSAVLAWLEASGSSVVPATRAHLISETDAIAESGGTPLVVATLGADGAGRVLGVVHLKDIVKDGLRARFAELRSMGIRTVMITGDNPLTARAIAKEAGVDDYLAEATPEDKLALIRREQAGGNLVAMTGDGTNDAPALAQADVGVAMNTGTSAAKEAGNMVDLDSDPTKLIDIVRIGKQLLITRGALTTFSLANDIAKYFAIIPAMFMGIFPGLAALNVMQLSSPASAVTSAIIFNAIIIVILIPLALRGVKYRPASASQILSRNLLVYGLGGVIAPFIGIKLIDIVVSLIPGF
- the kdpA gene encoding potassium-transporting ATPase subunit KdpA, which encodes MDAATTWTGILQIATVLLILALIYRPLGDWIAHIYTTPKNWRVERGAYRLMGVDPGSEQTWQAYTRGVLAFSLIGVLFVYALQRFQAVLPYSLGLPAVPEGLAFNTAVSFVTNTNWQSYSPELTLGYTVQLAGLAVQNFVSAAVGIAVAVALVRGLSRRGSATIGNFWVDLTRGVTRLLLPLALLSAVALMIAGVVQNFNGFTEVGTITGGTQLIPGGPVASQEAIKELGTNGGGFFNANSAHPFENPTAWTSVLEILLLLAIPTAMPRAFGKMVGDNRQGYAILAVMASIAVVSIAAVTWLESLGLGTAPQLAGSAMEGKEVRYGIFGSTLFAGATTLTSTGAVNSMHDSYTALGGMIPMINMMLGEIAPGGVGSGLYGMLVLAVIAVFVGGLLVGRTPEYLGKKIGPTQIKLASLYILVTPTLVLAGTALSFAIPGIREDVESTSIWNPGVHGLSEVLYAFTSASNNNGSAFAGLTANTPWLNTALGVAMLLGRFIPIVLVLALAGSLARQETVPSTVGTLPTYRPQFVGLLAVVAVVITALTYFPVLTLGPLAEGLV
- a CDS encoding potassium-transporting ATPase subunit F; protein product: MIVFSLIAAALGLAAVVYLVIALVKPEKF
- the sufU gene encoding Fe-S cluster assembly sulfur transfer protein SufU, whose translation is MSGLESLYQELILDHSKRPHGKSPVAESGAAEGARVATSYQRNPICGDEITLRVRLSDDGATVEEVSWDGAGCSISQASASMLVALIEEEEGMPVGEASTLVGGFREALRSRGEIALDEEVFGDAAALSGVSKFTARVKCAMLAWVAFEDAVARA
- a CDS encoding SufS family cysteine desulfurase, with amino-acid sequence MTSPAPVLDLAAIRADFPLLGERIGDAPLVYLDSAATSQKPQAVIDAEVSFLTRSNAAVHRGAHTLAAEATELFEDARAAVAGFVGAEPEQLVWTSGATAGLNLVAYAIGNATAGRGAPESARFALRPGDELVVTESEHHANLIPWQELAARTGAVLRHIPVRDDGTIDLDAAASVISDRTRLVAFPHVSNVLGIVNPVAELVALAQGVGAITVLDACQSAPHLPLDLPALGVDLAVFSGHKMLGPYAIGGLYGRSDVLTALPPFLTGGSMITTVTLDEANYLPPPQRFEAGTQPVSQAIGLAAAVRYLDGVGMDAVHAHERALEARMGEGLRGIPGIRLLGDAAGVERVGLWAFDVDGVHAHDVGQFLDARGIAVRVGHHCAQPLHRRLGLTASVRASAALYNTADEVDVFLDAVAGVRSFFGAGS